The DNA region AAGCGCCCTCAGATCTGTATCGCAGAACATGCGGGATTTGTACAGTAGGGACGGGCAGGCCCCCGACGACGTATCAGAGCTGACGGGACGCAAGCTGGCCTGATGGGGTCCCGGACGGGTGTCAACGGCCAGGAGATCCTGCCCATTGGCGGCCATGAGATCTGCCCGCCGGTGGCCAGCAGAAGTGCCCGGTGATGGCCAGATGATCTGCCCACCTGTGGCGGGTCTGGCCATCGACGCGGTTAGTGCAGGGGCATCACTCCTTTGCCGTTGAGGGCTTGGGTGAGGCGGATCGAGTCGCCGCTGGTTTGGCAGATGTGGGCGTGATGGAGGAGTCGGTCGACGGTGGCGGTGGCCAGGGTTTTGGGCATCAGCTCGTCGAAGCCGGCCGGGTGGAGGTTCGACGACAACGCGATCGAGCGTTTCTCGTAGGCGGCGTCGACGATCCGGTAGAGCCCTTCGGCGGCGTCGTGGGACACCGGGAGTAGCCCGATGTCATCGATGATCACGAGTTCGGCCCGCAGGATCCGGGCGACGGCTTTGGTGACGGTGTCGTCGGCGCGGTGGGCGGCGACGAGACCGCCGAGGTGTTCCAGGGTGAACCAGGCCACGGCTCGGCCGGTTTCGATGACGGCTTGGCCGAGGGCTTCGAGGAAGAACGTCTTGCCGGTGCCGGACGGTCCGCAGACCACCAGGTTCTCCCGCCGGTGCACCCATTCCAGGGTTTGCAGTGCCTGCTGGGTCGGTGCCGGGATGGAGGAGATCGCCGGGTTCCAGGCGGCGAAGGTCTTCCCGGTGGGGAACCCGGCGGCTTTCCGGCGATGCGCCAGCATCGACCGGCTCCGGCCGGCGACCTCTTCGACCAGGAGGGCTTTGACGATCTCGACCGGTTCCCAGCGTTGCGCTTTGGCGGTGGCGAACAGCTCCGGCGCCAGCCCGCGGGCATACGGCATCTTCAGCTGCCGCATCAGCTGCTCCACCTCGACCGGCAGCGCCGGTGCGGATGCCGCGGTCATCGGGACTCCTCGCCGTCGACGCCGGCTGGGGGCTGCTGGTTGGTGATCTTGGCCCAGCCGGCGGTGCCCTGGGACAGCGACCGGGTCTCGGTGGCCCGGCGAGTCTGCAGGTGAGCGGACTGTTGGGCGTTCAGGATGGAGGACAGGTCTTTCCAGCCGAACCGGCCGTTCACCGCCGCATGCCCCAAGGCCCAGTCGACCCGGGCATTGCCGGCGACCTTGGCCATGGTGACCGCGGCGTCCATCTTGGCCCGGATCCGTTGCACCCCGGACGCGGCTGCCTCGGCCAGCCACACGTGCGCACCGTCGCCGATGGCCAGGAACGCCTGCTCCGCCTCAGTGCGTGGCCGCACGGTGTACCGGCCGGGCTGCTTGGTCGCCGGCCCACCGAAATGATCATCATCGATCTGCGGGGACCCGGGGGTGGCGCGGATGTGGCGGGCCACCTCGACCGGCCCGGACCGGCCGTGATGCACGATCACGATCCGCTCGGCGGCGCCGACGCCGGTGACGCGGACCCACACCTGTTCACCGAGCAGCTGCTGCGGCACCGAGTACTGGCCGTGGTCGAAGGCCACCATCGGGGTGTTGGTCGGCACCCGGCGTGCCAGCCCGAACACCACCGTGTGTGGCTCGATCGGCACCCGGTGCAGCCGGGTCTGTTCCTCGGTCAGCATCTCGGCCGGTGCCCGCCGGGTCACCCGATGCGGGCGGCCGTTCACCACCGTCATGAACTCTTCGCAGGCCTGCTCGAGCTCGGCGAAGGACCCGTAGTCGTCGCGCAGGTTGACCTCGGTCGGAACCAGGTCGGCCTTGCTGACCTTGACTGCCGCCTCGACCCCGCCTTTCGACGCCGGATCGGCCGGCTCACAGGTCAACACGGTGGCCCCGTAGTGCCGGCCGAACGACACCGCTTTCCGGTTACGCACCGGCACCCCGGCAATGTGCTCGACGGTCACCGTCTTCTCGTTGTCGGTCAACACATACGTCGGGACCCCGCCCAGCAGCCGGAACGTCCGATCCAGCGCGGCAATCACCGACGGCTGCGTCTTGTCCCGCAACGCGATCACCACCCGGAACCGTGACCACGCCAACCAGGCCACGAACAACACTGTCTTGACCGCACCACTGCGACCGGAGACAACGGGACCGTCGCCGAAGTCGTACTGGAGCCACAGCCCCGGCTCGGTGACCCAGGGCCGATGCACCCGGGCGTGGCCCAACCGGTAGGCCTTCTTCACCTCTGCGACCGCCCGCCGAGTGGAGCGGTCCGACCCAGCAAACCCCGCCGCCACCAGCTTCTCGTGCACCTTGTCGGCACGGACCTTGCCCTGCGAAGCCTCCACCCACTCCTCGATCTTGTCCAGATACTCATCGGTGACCTGGGCCCGGCGGGCCGGTGCCCCGACAGGCCGGCCCGCGTCCCGGGCCGCGACATGCGCCGCAACGGTGTGATGCGAGCAGCCGACCAACTCCGCGGCCGCCCGCAACGACCCTGTCAGATCGAAAGCAGCAAGAATTTCCATGATCTCTCCGTCAGACTTCAACTGGCCCCTCCTCGGACCTCGACGTTCGACTCGACACCGAACATCGAACCGAGGAGGAGCCACGACCCGGCTCAACCAGGCCGAAGCGAATAGAAGACGTGGGCAGATCTCACGGCCACCGATGGGCAGTTCTCCTGGCCATCAGCGGGCAGTTTCGTGGCCGCCTATGGGCACTTTTTCATGACCGCCGACAGACGGGATTCGGGCAGGATTCGAGAAGTACGTCGCCCACGGCCTCGCATAGCCTCGTGGTCATGACGAGCGCGACATCGGCACCAGACCGCAAACTGATCCACTGCGAGGGACCGGTGGAGCGGATCGGCGACCGAGCGATTCTGAGGCTGCCCATCGAGGCAAGCGCCGCACTGCCATCGCGGGGTCAGGCGGCCGTCCGAGCACGACTGAATGGACATGACTTCGAGACGGTGATCGAGCCCGATGGGCGACGTGGCCATTGGCTCGCCATCGACGACGGCCTGTGGGAGGCGTTGGCACTCAGCGACGGTCAGCGGTTGGCGCTGGAGCTGGAGCCGACCAAGGACTGGCCCGAGCCCGATCTGCCGACGGACTTCCAGACCGCACTCGCCGATGCACCGGACCTCTCGGAAACCTGGCAGAGCATCACCACGATGGCGCGCTGGGAATGGGTCCGCTGGATCAACGCCACCAAGAACCCGCAGACCCGGCAGCGACGCGTCGACGTCGGCATCTCGAAGCTGCGGTCCGGAAAGCGCCGACCGTGCTGCTTCGACCTCGCCTCCTGCACCGACCCGGACCTTTCGAAGAGCGGCAAGCTCGTCGACATCGGCTGACGTGCTCGTGGCCCGGGGCGGGCCGGCAGTTCAGTGCCGCCTCTTCTGGTCCCCGCCCGCGGGGTCGCCCTGGCGTTTCAGCACCGGCGGCTGCGTGTTCTGGTAGCCGAGGGCGTATCCGCCGTCGGTTCGAGCCGCGAGCAGACCGGCGCGCTTGTCCCGCTCGCCGTCCCGCCAGTCCTGCCAGCCCGTGGTATGGGCGATGACCGCGGGTTGAGTGTTCGCTGCGCCACTGTCGGCCTGTCTCGCACCACCGACGTACGCGGCGAAGCCGAGCGCCGCAACCCGGCCGACAGGTATCGCCCCCTGCAGGTTCGCCAGGTTCGCTCGCGCGTGCTGGGCGCCGCTCCAGTAGTCCCGATACGCGGCGTCGGCGGCCTCCGGACCACCCGGTGCCGCGACGTTGCCCGGGGCGTAGGTCTCCCCCTGCCAGTAGTCCGTAGCGCCCTCGGCACCGGCCGTGGTCGCCGGCGCCGGGGTGCCCTGCGCGTTGGCGATGGCGTGCTGGACACCCGCGCGATAGTCCGCACAGCCCTCGGCGCCGGCACTGTGGCCGACCCAGGCGGCGGCCAGCGGATTCGTCCGGGCGAAGTCGACACCCTGCCAGTAGTCGCCGAACGCCGCCGTCGTCGCGGCACTGCCGTTCGTGGGGCCGACCCCACGAGCGGAGATCCGTGAGTGGGAGACACCGTCGCGGTACTCCGCGTGCGCAGCCGCCTCGACCGGCGGCACCGGCGTCGCGCCGAGATCGGCACGGCCCGCGGCCAGCCCGGTCCCGAATCCCCGGTGGCCGGCGATCCTCGCGGTCTCGGCGAGGCCGCCGGCGTCGGGCTCGCCTCGAGCGGCCCGGGCCTGCGCGGCGCCCTGGGCGTGGAAATAGCCGCTGACGAAGCCGCCCTCGCTTCGCACCGGTGGCGCATCGAGCGCTGCCGCCCCCGCCGTCATCCCGTCGACGCAGTCCTGCCATCCGAGCTGGTGACCGGCCCGGGCGGCATCGGCAGGCCCTCCCGACTTCCGTGCCTCGACGCCCTCACGGTAGTCGGCGAATCCCTCACGCAATCCGCCTCCGGCGGGAGCGCCTCCCTCCAATGTACCGAGATCAGTCCGCGCGCGGTCGTAGCCATCGCGGTAGTCGGCCAGCCCGGCCCGCAGAGGAGCATCAGCGGTCGGGTCGGTCGCCGGTGCGGGATGAGTCCGGGCATAGGCGACACCGCCCCAGTACGCCGTCCAGGCCTTGACGGCACCGATCGCGGTGCCGTCCGGGGCGTCGCCCGACCCGGCGGTCCGCGCCTTGGTGACCCCGGCCAGCACGTCTGCGTGGCCGCGCGCCGCAGCCGGTGCCGGTGGCTGGCCCGACTCGAGGTCCTGACTGGCCAGCGCGACACCACCCAGGTAGCCCTGGTGGCCGCTGGCCGTCAGGACGTCCTCGGTGCCGGCACCGACGGGCGCTGCGTCGCCTCGGCGCGCCGCACCGATGCCCTGCGCATGCAGGTAGCCGACCTGGAATCCGCCGTCGATTCGAGTTGGCGCGGTGAGCACGGCCGGGTCGCCCGCTGCCAGCCCCTCGCCGCAGGCCTGCCAGCCGCGCGCGAACGCACCCCGGGCGGGCTCGTCTCCGGACCCGTTCACCCGGGCCTCGGTGCCGGCCTTGTAGTCGGTGAAGGCCAGGGCCGCGCCACCGCCTGGTGGTGGCGTCCCGACGAGCGCCGGCAGGTCCTGGCCCGCCTGGGACTCACCAGCCCGATAGTCCGTCACTCCTGCCGTGCCCGCGGAGCTGGTCCCGGCGTACGGGGTCGTCGGCGGGTTCCCCCGAGCGAAGTCGACGCCCTCCCAATACTCGGTCCAAGCGGTCGTCGCGGCCTGGCGGCCGGGTCCGGGCGGATTCTCCCGCTGCCCCGTCCTGGCCAGCGCGACGCCTGCAGAGAACTCCTCGAAGCCGCGCGCGGTCGCCGGCCGTTTCGACTTCTCGGCCGCCAGGTCGCTGCGGGCTGCGGCAAGCCCGACCTGGTACTCGTCATAACCGGCTACGGTCTGTGCCTGTTCGGTCGTGGTGGGCACCTGCCGCAGCTCTCCGGCGGCCGCGCCGGCCTCGCCGCGGCCATGCAGGTAGCCGCTCGCGAATCCGCCGTCAGTCCTGGTCGGGGCCGTCTTGCTGACCAGCGAGGCGCGACCTTCCGCCATCCCGGCGGTGCAGTCGTCCAGCCCGCGTGCATGGCCGGCCCGCGCGGGGTCGGCCGGCTCACCGGCCTTGGCGGCCTCGACCCCGGCGCGATAGTCCTCGAACCCCTCCCGCGCCCCTCCGCCCGCCGGTGGCGCGCCCGTCAGGGAGCCGAAGTCCTTGGCGGCCAACTCCACTCCACTGCGATAGTCGTGAGCACCACCGGCAACGACCGCCTCGCCGCCGGCGTACGCCGTCGCCGCCGGACTCGTCCGGCCGAAGTCCACCCCCTTCCAGTAGCCGGCGAGCGCGGCCGTGCGCACCGGCGTCGCCTCGGGCAGCACGGCCGCGCGAGCGTTCGCCTGACCGAACGCCGCCGCCTCGAGCACGTCGGTGTGGCCGCGGGCGTCGCCGAGCTCGAGCGGCATTGTCACCTTCAGGTTCGCCCAGACTGCCTTCACCCCGCGCCAGTACGCCTGGTGTCCGGCTACCTGAGCCAGGCCACCGGCCGGGACGGTTGCCTCCGGGTTCTTCCGGCCGTGTTCGACGCCCACCCAATAGTCGTTGTGTCCGTCGACCTGGGCCAGACTGGTGGTCGGCGCGACCGCCTTGGCGTTCTTCTTGGCGTGCTCCACCCCCGCCCAGAAGTCCTTGTGCCCCTCGATCTCGGCCCGGTTGCCGACCGGCGGGGTGGCCAGCGGCTGCAGCTTGCCCTTGCCGGCGCCAGTCCAGAACTCCTGGTGCGCGTTGACCGTGGCCGGAGGATCCGTAGGTGGTGCCGTGAGCGCATTCTTCCGGCCGAACTCGATGCCGGCGGTGAAGTCGGCATAACCCATCCGATAGCCGCGACCGAATCTGTTGGCGCTGGGTGGGCCGGCCCGCGAGGCAGTGACCCCCTCGTTGTAGTGCTGGTGCCCGGCGACGTAGACGATGTTGGGACTGCTCGCAGCGGTTCCGGTACGCGCTTCTTCGATCCCCCGCCAGCGCATCGGCATCACATGCGAACGGGCCGGGCTCGGCGGTGGATTCTTCGCACCGCCCGGTGGGAGCGTCCCACCCCGCACCGACTCGCCTGACCCCTTGAAGACCGGGAGATGGGTCCAGGACGCCGTCTTGCCCTGCGGGTATTCGAGAGCCCGCGTGGTCGGTTTCGCGAAGGTCATCGGGCTCGGGATGGAGATGGAGAGACTGCCGGTGATGCCGCCCGGCTTGGCTTTCGGGGCGGTGCTGACCTCGCCCTTGCCGTCGATCAGCTCCTCCCAGGACGCATCCAGGTGCGACGCGTAGCTGAACGTCGTTGCTGTGGCCGGGATCCCCGCGGCCGCCGCCAAGCCGACGTTGGCTCCGAGCCGGTAGCGCAGCCGCGCCGCGGAGTCGGTGCTGTAGCCGATCGTGACCACGTACTGGTACCACGACCCAGTGGCCGCGGCCTTGACCCACTGCTCGATGCCCTTGTTGTGATCGGAGTTGGTGGGCTTTTGCGGGAAGGCGGTCAGGTTCTCGTCCGCGTGCGCCGCGGTCGGCGCCCCGGGGCCACCGAGGTTGTCATTGAGCAGGTGGCCCTGGCAGTACGCCGCGCCCACGGTCGCCGCGTTGAACATCGCCGTGTAGTCGTAGGGGCGGAAGCCCGCCTTCGCTGAGGGACCAGACCCGTACTGGTACTTCGGCCCGACGACGGCGTCCGCCTTGGTGCCCTGGCCGGTTGAGTGCACCGGATCCCATTTCGCAAAGTTCGTCAGCCAGCGTTGCACCATCGGAAGTGGCTCTCGCGAGGTCTCGGCGTCGCGCCGGCTCGTGGGGTCCGGACTCTCGCTGCGCAGGCCCGCACCCTTCGGGCTCTCCTCGACCTGCTCCGATGGCCTCCGCGCCGGCGCGCCGCCCCGCTCGGTCAGCAGCGAGACGACCGCACGGTTGCCGGCCAGACGCTGCAGCGCGAGCAGGCGCGCGTCACCAGCGGTGGTCGGCGCGCCTGCGGTGGGAGCCGGGGAGCTCTCCGGCTCTGCCCGGCGAGCGGCACGCTGCAGCGCCATGCCGATCATGAAGCGCCCCGGAGCCGGACCCGGTTCCATGGCGCAACTATGTCGGGCCGGTGCATCTCTCGACAGAGTGGTTCGGGTCACCGATCCTGACCGTTCGGGCAGTCATGACTGCCCGAACAGACCAGGCGGTACGTCAGGCGTCGATGAGGGCGAGCAGCGGCGAGAGGTCGCGGGCCTGTGCCCGCTCGTTGACCACCTTCCAGCGCACGGTGCTGTCGGCGTCCAGCAGGAACGAGCCTCGCAGAGCGTGGCCGTTCTCGGCGTCGAACACCCCGTACGCGCGGGCGATCGCCCCATGCGGCCAGTGGTCGGTGAGCAGCTCGAAGCTCAGGCCCTCGGCGTCGGCGTACGCGCGCTGGGTGAACATCGCGTCGCAGGAGATGCCCAGCACGCGAATGCCGAGATCAGCGAAACGCTGCTCCTGCTCGCGGAGCTCGCGGAACTCTCCGGTGCAGATGGAGCTGAAGGCGAAGGGGAAGAACACCAGCAGCGCCGGCGCCCCGACGAGATCGTCGAGACCGACCGCCTGGCCATGCTGATTGCGGCTCTCGAACCCGGGGGCGGCCTCACCGACCGCCGGCCCAGCCAAGCCAGCCAACCCGCTCACCGCCGGGACCCGCGCGGCCGTACCAGCTTGTGCGCGGCCCAATCCGGCGACACGTTGGCCGAGGTGGTCAGCGCGAGTCCGGCGGTCACCGCGGCCTCGGAGATGTCGGAGTTGTCGACGTAGCCGGAGCGCCCGACCTTGGGGGTGAGCAGCCACAGCACCCCGGAGGCGCTCAGGTCGACGACCGCGTCGACGAGGCCGTCCACCAGATCACCGTCATCGTCGCGCCACCACAGCAGCACCCCGTCGACGGCGTCCATCGCCTCTTCGATGAGTTCGCCGTCGATGGTGTCCTCGACCTCGATGCGCAGATCGTCATCGACGTCCTCGTCCCAGCCCAGTTCCTGGATCACCTGACCCGTCGTCAGACCAAGCCTCTCCCCCACCGCGCTCCTCGAGTCGGCAGGTCCTGCGGTCGCGCTCACTGTCCAGCCTCCAGCTTCGTGCGTACGGGTCCGTCGTATCGCCGGTCGGCGGACCCGTTCCTTGTGGTACGAAAGCCTGCCATGGCCCGGTCGCGGGCGGAACCCCACAACTGTCGCAGCTGGGTCACGGTCGTGGTTGGCGCAGGGCGGTCACGGCCTCGCTCACCGACTGTGTATTGCCGGCGATGTAGTAGGTGCTGCCGTGGAGTTCCACGATTTCGGCGGCACCGCCGACGGCCAGCACCAGGGCAACACCTGGCCACCAGTCCCATGGACCCAAACCCGACTGGAAGAACAGCCCGATCCGGCCGGTGGCGACCCCCCCGAGATCGACGGACGCGGACCCGAGGACCCGTACGGTGGCAGCCTTGCCGACGACCGACCGCCAGTCGGCCAGTTGCTGCTCATCCGACATCCGGGGCGGATGGAAATAGCTCGACACCGACACCTCGGCCAGCGGCCGATCGGTCAACCGAGCCAGCGGCACGCCGTTCAGCGTGGTCGGCCGGTCCCGGCCACCGACCCATAGCTCGTCGCGAGCCGGATAGTAGACCGCACCCGCGAGCGAACCCGACTCGTCGGTCAGCCCGACCGCCGAACACCAGTAGGGCAGCCCGGACAAGAAGTTGTAGGTGCCGTCGACCGGGTCGATGTACCAGGTGCGCTTCCCCGAGCGAGATGCGCCCTCCTCGCCCACCAAACCGTCGTCGGGTCGCCATTCGGCCAACCGGCGCACCACCAGCTCTTCTGCCGCATGGTCGGCCGCGGACACCACATCGGAGATCGAGGTCTTGTAGTGCGTGTCGAGCCCCTCGGCCAACATCGTCGCCGCCAGCGTGCCGGCTTCCTTCACCAGGCTCGCCGCGACATCGGAATCGGCCACAGGCACGGAGGTATCCACAGGCGCGAGAGTAGTCGTCCTCATCCCCGCGCAGCGCACCAGGACAGCAGCTGGTCGACCGGCCAGGTGTTGATGACCCGCTCCGGCTCCAGTCCCAGTGCCTCAGCCCGCTCACATCCGTACGCCATGAACTCCAGCTGGCCCGGCGCGTGCGCATCGGTGTCGATGGAGAACAGACAGCCCATGTCGATCGCGAGCTGCAGCAACCGGGTCGGCGGGTCGCGGCGTTCGGGTCGGGAATTGATCTCGACCGCTACCCCGAACGCGCGGCAGGCCTCGAACACGACCTCGGCGTCGAAGCTGGACTCGGGCCGGATGCCGCGTTCACCGGTGATCAGCCGGCCGGTGCAGTGACCCAGGATGTTGGTCCGAGGGTTCGCGATCCCCGCCACCATCCGGTGCGTCATGGTCTCTGAGTCGGAGCGCAGTTTGGAGTGCACACTGGCCACCACGACGTCCAGCTCGGCAAGCAATGCATCGTCTTGATCAAGTCCGCCATCTTCCAGGATGTCGACCTCGATCCCTTGCAGGACACGGAAAGGGGCCATCGCAGCAGCCAGGTCACGAGTCACCGCCTGCTGCTGACGGAGCCGCTCGGCAGTCAGTCCGCGGGCCACGGTGAGCCGCGGTGAGTGATCGGTGATGGCGCAGTAGTCATAGCCCAGGGAGCGTGCAGTGATCATCATCTCCTCGAGCGGACTGCCCCCGTCGGACCAGGTGGAATGGACGTGCAGGTCGCCCTTGATCATGGCTCGCAACCGCTCGCCGCCGACCACCAGCGGCTGCTTCTCATCCCGCAGCTGTTGCAGATAGTCCGGCACCCGGCCGGCGCACGCCTGGCTGATCACCAAGGCGGTCTTCGGCCCGATGCCAGGCAGCTTCTTCCAGTCGTCGGCTTCGGCATGCCGCGCTCGCTCCGCAGGATCCAGCTCGGCCACGATGTCGGCGGCTCGGCGATAGGCCTTCACCCGATGTGTGTCGGAACGGGTACGTTCCAGCAGGAAGCCGATCTCGCGGAGGGCATCGACGGGATTCATCGGGCGCTCACCGGCGTTGTCTCCTCGGTCGCGCTTTGAGTGGCACCGTCGGCATGGCCGGAGCCTCCATGACCCGCTCGCCCCGATCGATCACAGGTGGGAACCTACCGGTTCCCGCATCGGTGTCACGGTGCTCCCACAGCTGCCGGAAACTCGCGATCTCGTCGTGGCTACGGCCGATGAAGTTCCACCACATGACGATCTCCTCGACGAACGGCTCGCCACCGAGCAGCAGCATGCGTACGCCTTCGGCTCCCGCCGTCAGCCCGAGCCTGTCCCGACCCGAGCCGAGGTAGACCAGCTGGTCGGTCCGGGCGATCGCGCCTGCACCACCGATCAGCTCCCCCGCAATGACGAAGACGCCGTGCTCATGATCGGGGTCGACCGCCAACTCCACCTCGGCCCCCGGATCGAGGGTCAGATCGGCGCCGACGAGTGGGCTGAAGCTGATCGCCGAGGACCCTACGCCGTCCACCTCGCCGACCAGCACCCGACCCCTAACCCCGGGGCGATCCAGCCTGGGCAGGTCGACGTACCGGTCGAAGCGCGGCGGTTGATCGCGGACCGCATCGGGCAGCGCCACCCAGAGCTGCAGGCCGTGCAGCGTCGGCGGTTTGTCGGATTGGGAGATCTCGCTGTGCACGATGCCGTGGCCGGCGGTCATGATGTTGAGCGTGCCGGGCGAGACCAGCGCCTGAGTGCCCAGACTGTCGCGATGCTCGATCTCGCCCTCGATCAGCCAGCTCACCGTCTGAAGTCCGGTGTGCGGATGGGCATAGACCTGCATGCCGGGAGAGTCGCGGACGTCTTCGGGACCGTAGTGATCCAGAAAGCACCAGGCGCCGATCATCCGGATGTCGCGGTCGGGCAGCGCCCGGGCCACCAGCGTGGTCTTGCCGAGCCAGACCTTGCGAGCGGTGATCACCAGCTCCTCCGGCCCGCTCGGTAGCGCGGAACGGCAGACGTATTCCTCAGGCTTCGCCTCGAGAACGCTCACATCCGCTCCTCCCTTGGTCACTGCCACGGCACTCACCCAACATCTTCCACTCTGCGCAGGCTGGGACCAGCCCGAAGTGGAGATTGAGGACATTTGAACGCTTCTACGTACTTACGTACTCTCGTGGTATGTCTACTGAAAGCCTCGCAGAGCTGGAGCGGCGAGTCGCGTCCTTGGAAGAGGCGGTCGATCGGCTGATGGCGCGGCCTTCGCCGCCGTCCACCGACCCCGAGTTGGGCGATGGCTTCTGGGCGCTGCACGGGCTGGAGGAACGCGGTTTCGAGGGCGTGATGATGGTGGGCAGCGTGCCCGTGCCGGAGGCCGGGCCCGTCGCCTGGCAGACCGGCCTGACCGCAGATGCCCTGCTCGACCTCGATTGGTCTGAGCTGGCGCCGACCATCGACGCGTTGTCGCATCCAGCCCGGCTCACCATCCTGCGACTTGTGCTGAGTGGTGTGTGCACCACGTCGGCCTTGCTGGAGCAGGAGTCGTTGGGCACCACCGGACAACTGCATCATCACCTACGCCAACTGGTCGCAGCAGGCTGGCTGACGCTGGTGAAACGGGGGCGCTATCTGGTGCCGGCGCACCGGGTGGTCCCGCTGCTGGTCGTGATTCTGGCGGCGAACCGATGAGCGCCGCCGCGGAACGCCTCCCCACCAGAACAACAGCACTGATCCTGCTGATCAGCCTGATCATCAGTGTGGGTATCGGGCTGCTGGCGGGGCCGGAGCGACAGCAGTTGAGCGAAGTGAGCTCTGGCGACGCCGAGCTCGCCCAGCGCGTGCGCACCGCGGCCGGTGACGGGGCCGGTGACGGGGCCGGACTGCGCTCGGTGGTGGTGGCGGAGGTGACGTCGACCTCGGTCCGGTGGGCCGGCCTCGGCAACGCCGACGCAGGGCGACGGCCCGGTGTCGCGCCGACGGATCAGACCATCTACGAGCTGGGGTCGGTCACCAAGACCTTCACCGGTGCCCTGTTCGCCGACGCCATCAAGCGGCGCGAGGTGCGTCCCGAGGACACTTTGGAGAAGCACCTGCCCGAGCTTCGCAGCACGGCGGCCGGCAAGGTCACCTTGGCCTCACTCGCCCAGCATCGGTCGGGCCTGCCGAGACTGGGAGCTACCGCCGAAGCGGCCGTGTTCAGCGCCATGCTGAACGAGAACGCGTACGCCACCAGCACCACCGAACGGGTGATCGCCGACGCCGCGACCGCACCGGTGACCCCGGAGCAGCCGCCGACCTATTCCAATCTCGGGGTCTCGCTGCTCGGCACGGCGCTGGTCCGTGCGGCTGGTCTGCCGGACTATCCGACCCTGGTCGCAGACCGGATCACCGGTCCGCTGGGGATGACCGGCACCACGCTGGCCGGAGACTATCCGGAGCTACCCGAGGGAGCCGTCCCCGGCTTCACCGCGAATGGCCTGTGTACGCCGCGCTGGGTTGGAACGGGCTATCTGCCGATGGGATCGTCGACCTTCACCACGCTCGACGACCTCGCTATCTGGGCTCAGGCGCAGCTCACCGACCGAGCGCCCGGAGTCGACGCGCTGCAACCGACCGCGGACTTCGACGACCGCACCCGGATCGGCTGGACCTGGTTCGTCACGCCGGGTCCAGAGGGCACCACCGACACCTGGCACAACGGCGGCACCGCGGGGTTCCGCTCGATGCTGATCCTCGATCGGGCGAATGATCGAGCGGTCGTGATGATGGGCAACTCCGACGTCGATCTCGACCCGATCGCCGCGTCCTTGATGCACAACACGCCACCGCCCACAGCCGAGCGGCCGGTGATCGCCCAGGTGTTGGCCGCCCTGCCAGTCGTCCTCGCGCTGCTCTTCGGCATCACTGCCCTGCGCCGGGCTCTCCAGGGCATAGCGTTGCTCCCGGCGATCGGTGCCCTGCTGACCGGCGTGTTCGGGCTGTTGCTGTTGTGGAGCTCCGGGCCTTGGGCGGCGGTCGGCGGCTGGCTGTGGGGCATTGCGCTCGCACCGGTGCTGGCAGCCGCCGCGATCCTCGCGGCGCGGGCCCGCACACTGTCATTCCTGCCCGAGCGGCGGGTCTGGCTGGCCTGGCTCGAGCTGGTGATCGGTGCCGCACTGGTCGGACTGGGAATTGCGCTCTGGTGACCCACCGTAGGCTCAGCCCTATGGCCGCGGCGAAGGGACTCAACGGGTCCCGGCCAGCCGCGGCGAAAACCCGGGCGGCGATCGCCAAGCGGCTCG from Microlunatus phosphovorus NM-1 includes:
- a CDS encoding pirin family protein, producing the protein MSVLEAKPEEYVCRSALPSGPEELVITARKVWLGKTTLVARALPDRDIRMIGAWCFLDHYGPEDVRDSPGMQVYAHPHTGLQTVSWLIEGEIEHRDSLGTQALVSPGTLNIMTAGHGIVHSEISQSDKPPTLHGLQLWVALPDAVRDQPPRFDRYVDLPRLDRPGVRGRVLVGEVDGVGSSAISFSPLVGADLTLDPGAEVELAVDPDHEHGVFVIAGELIGGAGAIARTDQLVYLGSGRDRLGLTAGAEGVRMLLLGGEPFVEEIVMWWNFIGRSHDEIASFRQLWEHRDTDAGTGRFPPVIDRGERVMEAPAMPTVPLKARPRRQRR
- a CDS encoding ArsR/SmtB family transcription factor, which encodes MSTESLAELERRVASLEEAVDRLMARPSPPSTDPELGDGFWALHGLEERGFEGVMMVGSVPVPEAGPVAWQTGLTADALLDLDWSELAPTIDALSHPARLTILRLVLSGVCTTSALLEQESLGTTGQLHHHLRQLVAAGWLTLVKRGRYLVPAHRVVPLLVVILAANR
- a CDS encoding serine hydrolase domain-containing protein, producing MSAAAERLPTRTTALILLISLIISVGIGLLAGPERQQLSEVSSGDAELAQRVRTAAGDGAGDGAGLRSVVVAEVTSTSVRWAGLGNADAGRRPGVAPTDQTIYELGSVTKTFTGALFADAIKRREVRPEDTLEKHLPELRSTAAGKVTLASLAQHRSGLPRLGATAEAAVFSAMLNENAYATSTTERVIADAATAPVTPEQPPTYSNLGVSLLGTALVRAAGLPDYPTLVADRITGPLGMTGTTLAGDYPELPEGAVPGFTANGLCTPRWVGTGYLPMGSSTFTTLDDLAIWAQAQLTDRAPGVDALQPTADFDDRTRIGWTWFVTPGPEGTTDTWHNGGTAGFRSMLILDRANDRAVVMMGNSDVDLDPIAASLMHNTPPPTAERPVIAQVLAALPVVLALLFGITALRRALQGIALLPAIGALLTGVFGLLLLWSSGPWAAVGGWLWGIALAPVLAAAAILAARARTLSFLPERRVWLAWLELVIGAALVGLGIALW